The Idiomarina loihiensis L2TR genomic sequence GGCCGATTCTCTCCGAGCAGAACGATAGCCTCGATGACGGTTACGCATTGGATCACGATGTTCTGATGCAGGAAATTTCTTTTTATTACGCTCAATTGCCCGATGCACAACGGGTTGTTATTGAGAAGATTTATATTGAAGGTAAATCTCAGCAGGAAGTCTCTGACGCTCTGGGAGTACCTTTAGGGACAATTAAGTCCCGAACTCGTCTAGCATTAAAAAAATTGAAAGAGTTGATAGTCGATGATGATTAAATCACACCCAGGCGAAGGCCTTTTATATCAGTACGCCTCTGGCGATCTTAGCGCGGCGATGACGTTAGTTGTCGGCACACACATTGATATGTGTAAAGCCTGTCGTCAAACCGTGTGTGAGATTGAGCAGAAGTTGTGTGAAGAAAACCTGGATACCTTGGTTAGTGTTGCCAGTACAACAATGAGCAAGTCTCAGTGTGACCAAATGCTGGAAGCCATTTTCGCGTCTTCTGCATGTAACAAACAAGCACACCAACCGAATGAGATGCTCTCTCTGGAAGGTCGTCGCTTTACACTGCCTCGTACTTTGGCTCATAACAGTCATCGCATTGGTGAGTGGTCGAAACTGGTCGGTAAACTCTGGCGCGCACCATTAACTCTGGACAATGGAAATCAGACGAACTTAATTTACATGGCACCAGGAGCAAAACTCCCTGAACATACGCATAAAGGAAAAGAGGCGACTCTGGTTATTGATGGTGTTTTTAATGACGAGCAGAGCGAGTACCGGGACGGTGATTTTATTTTGTTAGACCCCAGCCGTACCCATACTCCGGAAACTCAGGATGAAGACTGTTTAACTCTGGCTACGCTGGATGCACCTTTACACTTTACGTCTGGTATCAGCCGGTTACTGAATCCCTTTAGCCAGCTCTTCTTTCGTTAATTCCCGGCGACTAAGTACAGACTCAAATAAAAAAGAACCCGAGGTTAATCCTCGGGTTCTGCGTTTTCGACTCGACTTTTAAATTTCTGACCAGGTTTGAAGGTGACAACCCGACGCGCTGAAATAGGAATTTCCTCGCCCGTTTTCGGGTTACGCCCAGGGCGCTGATTTTTAGTTCGCAGTTCAAAATTGCCAAAACCTGACAACTTCACCTGCTCGCCTCTTTCCAAAGCAACTCTGATTTCTTCAAAAAAATCTTCAACTAACACTTTGGCATCTTGTTTACTAACACCGTATTTGTCGAACAGCACTTCTGCCAGTTCTGCTTTGGTCAGCGCCATAGTTTAATCCCTCAATGTTGCATTAAACTCACTCTTTAATGTCTCAATAAATTTAGTCATAAGCTCAGTGACTTCCGCTTCTTCCAAAGTTTTGT encodes the following:
- a CDS encoding ChrR family anti-sigma-E factor; the protein is MMIKSHPGEGLLYQYASGDLSAAMTLVVGTHIDMCKACRQTVCEIEQKLCEENLDTLVSVASTTMSKSQCDQMLEAIFASSACNKQAHQPNEMLSLEGRRFTLPRTLAHNSHRIGEWSKLVGKLWRAPLTLDNGNQTNLIYMAPGAKLPEHTHKGKEATLVIDGVFNDEQSEYRDGDFILLDPSRTHTPETQDEDCLTLATLDAPLHFTSGISRLLNPFSQLFFR
- a CDS encoding integration host factor subunit alpha; this encodes MALTKAELAEVLFDKYGVSKQDAKVLVEDFFEEIRVALERGEQVKLSGFGNFELRTKNQRPGRNPKTGEEIPISARRVVTFKPGQKFKSRVENAEPED